In Centropristis striata isolate RG_2023a ecotype Rhode Island chromosome 5, C.striata_1.0, whole genome shotgun sequence, a single genomic region encodes these proteins:
- the dhx35 gene encoding probable ATP-dependent RNA helicase DHX35 translates to MAAPLPTMKFWKPGSEAPGISEERELNTETTGSPIIFNPHTALSIEKQRQKLPVFKHRNNILYLVESFQTVIIVGETGCGKTTQIPQYLLEAGWATEGKVIGVTQPRRVAAISVANRLAEERGALVGHEVGYTIRFDDCSDPHATRIKFLTDGMLVREMMADPLLKKYSVLILDEAHERTLYTDIAIGLLKKIQKKRRDLRLIVASATLDAKKFHDFFNLNESGDPGKDTCGILTVEGRTFPVDVFYTVSPVPDYVKATVETVLKIHETEDDGDVLAFLTGQEEVEKVVSLLQEQARSLSRYGMKKHLRILPMYSGLPYAEQMKVFERAPSSVRKVVVATNIAETSITINGVVFVIDCAFVKLRAYNPRTAIESLVVTPISKASASQRAGRAGRNRPGKCFRLYTEEDFEKLPASTVPEMQRTNLAPVILQLKALGIDNVLRFSFLSPPPAQTMVQALELLYALGGLDHYGRLTDPMGVRMAEFPLSPMFAKMLLESGNFGCSKEIVTIAAMMQIQNIFVVPPNQKKAAAREHRKFAVAEGDHLTMLNVYEAFIKHQKSSQWCQEHFLNYKGLLRAVTVREQLRRLMNKFKVPRTSSEGDPDVILKCIVYGFFANAARIHHSGSYRTLRDDRELHIHPNSVLFGEKPPKWVVFNEVVQTAKYYMRDVTAVESSWLVELAPHFYKQAKHGSLASKRSRVL, encoded by the exons atggcggctCCCCTTCCCACGATGAAATTTTGGAAGCCGG GGTCGGAGGCTCCGGGGATCTCCGAGGAGCGGGAGCTCAACACGGAGACCACCGGCTCCCCCATCATCTTCAACCCGCACACAGCCCTCTCCATAGAGAAACAGCGGCAGAAACTGCCCGTCTTCAAG CacagaaacaacattttatacTTGGTGGAGAGCTTCCAGACTGTCATCATAGTTGGAGAGACGGGATGTGGGAAAACAACGCAGATACCtcag TACCTGCTGGAGGCGGGCTGGGCGACGGAGGGGAAGGTGATCGGAGTGACACAGCCTCGACGCGTGGCTGCTATCTCT GTAGCGAACCGTTTAGCAGAGGAGCGGGGAGCTTTGGTGGGGCACGAGGTGGGCTACACCATCCGGTTTGATGACTGCTCTGATCCCCACGCCACGAGGATTAAG TTCCTTACAGATGGCATGCTGGTGCGGGAGATGATGGCTGATCCTCTTTTGAAAAAATACAG TGTGTTGATACTAGATGAAGCACATGAGAGAACCCTGTATACAGACATAGCCATCGGTCTACTGAAGAAG ATTCAGAAAAAGCGGCGAGACCTCAGGCTGATTGTGGCCTCTGCCACCCTGGATGCCAAG AAATTCCACGACTTCTTCAACCTGAACGAGTCCGGCGATCCGGGCAAGGACACGTGTGGAATTCTGACAGTGGAGGGACGCACCTTTCCAGTGGACGTCTTCTACACTGTCAG TCCTGTCCCAGACTATGTGAAGGCCACAGTGGAGACGGTGCTAAAGATCCACGAGACGGAGGACGACGGAGATGTCCTGGCTTTTCTAACTGGGCAG GAAGAGGTGGAGAAAGTGGTGTCCCTCCTGCAGGAGCAGGCCAGGTCTCTGTCCCGATACGGCATGAAGAAACACCTGAGAATTCTGCCCATGTACTCTGGCCTTCCTTACGCTGAGCAGATGAAGGTCTTTGAGAGGGCGCCCTCCTCTGTTCGCAAG GTTGTGGTGGCCACTAACATCGCTGAGACCTCCATCACTATAAATGGAGTCGTATTCGTCATCGACTGTGCTTTTGTGAAGCTGCGGGCGTATAACCCTCGCACCGCCATCGAGTCGCTGGTGGTTACTCCCATCTCCAAGGCTTCAGCCAGCCAGAGGGCCGGGAGAGCCGGACGGAACCGCCCCGGGAAATGCTTTAGACTTTACACAG AGGAGGACTTTGAGAAACTGCCTGCCTCCACTGTGCCAGAGATGCAGCGCACCAATTTAGCCCCTGTCATCCTGCAGCTCAAAGCATTAGGCATTGACAACGTGCTGCGGTTCAGCTTCCTGTCT cctcctccagctcaGACGATGGTTCAGGCTCTAGAGCTGCTGTACGCTCTGGGAG GTCTGGACCATTACGGACGTTTGACTGATCCCATGGGTGTCCGCATGGCCGAGTTTCCTCTCAGCCCCATGTTTGCCAAGATGCTCCTGGAGTCAGGAAACTTTGGCTGCTCCAAAGAAATCGTCACCATTGCGGCAATGATGCAGATTCAGAATATATTTGTCGTCCCGCCCAATCAGAAGAAAGCTGCT GCCCGAGAGCACAGAAAATTTGCAGTTGCTGAGGGAGACCATCTCACCATGCTGAATGTGTACGAAGCATTCATTAAG CACCAGAAGAGCTCCCAGTGGTGTCAGGAGCACTTCCTCAACTATAAGGGTCTGCTGCGAGCTGTGACGGTACGAGAGCAGCTCCGGCGCCTCATGAACAAGTTTAAGGTGCCGCGGACTTCAAGTGAAG GTGACCCTGATGTGATCTTGAAGTGTATTGTATATGGGTTTTTCGCTAATGCAGCCCGCATTCACCATTCTGGTTCCTACCG GACTTTACGAGACGACCGTGAGCTTCACATCCACCCAAACTCTGTGCTGTTTGGAGAGAAACCTCCAAAATG GGTTGTTTTCAATGAAGTGGTGCAGACGGCAAAATACTACATGCGTGATGTGACGGCTGTGGAGTCGTCCTGGCTGGTCGAGCTAGCTCCTCACTTTTACAAGCAGGCCAAG